The Bacteroidia bacterium genomic interval TGCGAACATTGGAGGCTTCTCTTTCTCCTTCCATAGAAGCCAGTTGGGAGCTTCCAAATTTCTCCCGCTCAGCTGTGAACATTACTCTCCAGATTTTGCCTTTTTCCGTTTCTGTAAGATATAAAGATCCATCCGGTCCTTCAGCAATTCCCATGGGACGGTAGACGGCATCATTTACATTGACAATGGGATCTACGCCTGCAAATCCATTGGCAAAGACTTCCCATGATCCACTGGGTTTCCCATCCTTGAAGGGAACAAAGGCCACAAAATAGCCGGACTGAGGATACGGGGCTCGGATAGTTGATCCATGCATGGCTATGAATGCCCCATGTTTATAGCGGGCAGGAAATTGATCCCCCTGATAAAAGTACAGATCATTGGGAGCCCAATGTCCGGGAAAGCCAATGAGTGGCTTTTCGTAGTCTCCGCATCTTCCTACCATTTCTCCATCTCCCCCATACTCCGGGGCCTGAACTTTTCTGCTGATCATTTGATCATAATAGCAATACGGCCATCCGAAATTATCTCCTTCCTGAACTCTGACAAACTCCTCAGAGGGAAGCATAGCACTTTCCCAGGGAGAATATAGTTCGGGGAATAATCGAACCAGATCATCTCGTCCATGGATAACCACATACAGATTTTCATCCTGTTTGTTCCAATCCATAGCTACCACAGAGCGAATGCCACTTGCGAACCTGCTTCCATCCTTTTGGGTTTGCCCCGGAGTTTCAGCGTCAAACTTCCAGATCCCCGCATGATCCTCCAATTGGGGACAGGGATCAAGCCCGGGCTGACCCGGTGTGCGTTTGGGCTCCTGACAGGCATTGGAAGGAGCTCCAAAGGGTACGTACATATTGCCATCATTGTCAAAAGAAACCGGTTTGGCTATATGCTCGTGCTCCTTATGTGCATGATCATCGATGACCATGATTTCCTTTGTAGTATCAGGAAGCAGTTGGCCAGGAATGAGTTTACTCCGGTAAACCGCCAATTCTGAACTATAATAAAGGTAGTCTTTGTAAATTCTGCTGGCAGATCCAAAGCCCCATTTCTTGCGATAATGTCCAAATGCTTTGAAGATATCTGCTTTACCGTCTCCATCTGTATCACGGAGCGCTATATTGCCCCCTTCAGGGGTCCTCTTTCGCATATTTACATAGATATCCCCATTTTTCCGTATGGCTAAATGCCGGGCCTGTCCGGGCAATTCTTCTGCAACAACCACCGCAGAAAATCCATCGGGAAGCCGTAAACCTCCGTTATCCGGATCAGCTGGAGGCAGCTCATAGGAAAGAGGGCTTTCACATTGTAAAAGGAATAAAGGCAGCAAAACTGCCGCAACGTAGTAGTAGTTAGTAAAACGCATGGTGTTAAAACATTAGGAAGTGGCCAGCATGCAAGGCTCATTATAAATTACCAGAGTTTTTAGTTCGGACAAAGTATTTCTGTAATTATTCTCTCTACAGGGATTTTTAAATTTCCTCAGGAATTAGAAATTGAAAGATTATATTGAACTTATCTACTGAAATTACTACAAAATATGCGATACGGATACCTGCTTATGCTGGCGTTCATGCTTTTCGCCTGCCAGCAAAAACAAGACCCCAAGCCTTCTATGCCCAATATCCTCTTTATCCTGACTGATGATCAGGGCTGGGGAGATTTGAGCATCAACGGCAATACCAATTTATCCACCCCGAATATAGATCAGCTCGCAAGGGATGGTGCTATGTTTGACCGCTTCTACGTGAGTCCGGTTTGCTCCCCAACGCGAGCAGAAATTCTGACGGGCCGCTATCATGTTCGAAGCGGGGTGTACGCAACTTCCGCAGGGGGGGAACGCATGGATCTGGATGAGACGACCATTGCCGAAATCTTTCAAAAAGCGGGATATCGAACGGCAGCCTATGGGAAATGGCATAATGGAATGCAATATCCTTATCATCCCAATGCCCGAGGCTTTGAAGAGTTTTATGGGTTCTGCTCCGGACATTGGGGCAATTATTTTAGTCCTATGCTGGAGCATAATGGGAAAATTATCAAAGGGAATGGCTTTGTAATAGATGATTTTACAGAACAGGCCATGACTTTTATGGAAGAGAATAAAGAGCAGCCATTCTTTGTCTACCTTCCTTACAACACTCCACATAGTCCTATGCAGGTCCCGGATGAATACTGGGAGAGGTTTAAGGATAAGGAACTGAAGATGCATAATCGGGAACCCGATAGAGAAAACCCGGATCACATAAAAGCTGCTTTGGCTATGTGTGAGAATATTGACTGGAATGTGGGCCGCCTTGTCTCGAAACTTCAGGAATTGAAGTTGGAGGAAAATACCATTATTGTTTACCTCTCAGATAATGGTCCCAATGGCGTTCGTTGGAATGATGGGATGAAAGGTCGAAAGGGATCAACAGACGAAGGAGGAGTTCGATCTCCATTGATTATGCAGTGGAAAGGAAAGATTAAGCCGGGAATAAATATTCCCCAAATTGCCAGTGCTATTGATTTTCTGCCGACCCTAACGGAAATGTCCGGGGTCGAATTTACAAGTGAGAAAAAGCTGGATGGGAAAAGTCTAGTCCCGCTCTTAATGGGCGAAAGTAAGGCATGGGAAGACCGCTATATTGTCAACCATTGGAGAGGGCGAACAAGTATACGCACGCAAAACTTTCGATTGGGATTTGAAGATCAATTGTTTGATATGCTCAATGATCCAGGTCAAACCCAGGATATTGCCGAAGAAAAAGAGGATACCTATACCGACCTGTTTGAATTCCGAGAAGAGTGGAGGAGGAATGTTTTCTCGGAGCTACCAGAAGAGGACAATCGTGCTTTTGTGGTAGGACATCCGGATTTTAAATACAATCAATTGCCAGCCCGCGATGCCCGGGTCACAGGAGAAATCCAAAGAAGCAATCGCTATCCCAATTGTTCCTTTTACACCAACTGGACCAGCACAGAGGAGAAAATATACTTCCCTATGGAAGTCTTGGAATCCGGCGAATTTGAAGCTATTCTCTATTATACCTGCTCAGAAGAAAATGTGGGATCGAAAATCAGACTGAGTTTTGGTAAGAGTCAGCTTGAGGGGCAAATTACGGAGGCCCATGATCCTCCTCTTTTCGGTATGGAAGAAGACAGAGATGAACGAATAGAGTCTTATGTGAAAGACTTTAAACCTATTTCATTGGGAAATATTTATCTGGAAAAAGGCGAAGGGGAACTTGCATTGGAAGCCCTTGAGATTTCTGGCAAAGAAGTACTCGATTTTCGCCTACTCATGCTTAATCGAACTGATTTATAGAAGATGGGAAAATATCAAGCGATTATAGATAAACTTCAGCAAGCGAGTCATTCACAATCCTGGGAAGATATGCTTGAGGCTGCCTCGGCTATTGACGAGGTTGATGAACTCAGTATAGATTTTCAGTTTGTCAAAGCCTTGGAGGAAGTTGGGGAATTATTTCCAGAGGAAAGGCTATCAAAAGGAAGTAGGAAACTCCGACATGCGATCTACCTGCTTAAAGAGGAACTAAAAGAGCCTGCATTCGAAGATCTTTCTCAATGCGTGGCTCGGCATGCAAAGGATCGCCCCGATACCCTCGCCATCAAAGACGATCGAACAGAGCTCACTTGGGCTAGCTTTGATACGCATGCTACCCAGGTGGCAAATGCCTTGTTGGCGCTGGAGATGAACAGCAATCAGAGAGTTGGGGTAATCGGCCATACCTGTCATGAATTCCTGGAGCTTTTTATTGGAACCTTGCGTGCAGCTCATTGTATAGTTCCCCTTTCGACTTTGGCCAGTCCGGGGACCCTGAAACTAATGGGAGATGATGCTGGTATTCATATCTGGTTTGTTTCAGAGCGTTACAAACATTTAGTAGAGCCATTTAAAGCGGAACTGAAACATAAAATTGCCCTGGATTTTGAAGAAGAGGGGTGGGAATCTTATGAAAGTTGGAGAGGTGGGGCTTCAAAGGAGGAAGTTCAAATAGCCTACGATCCAAATGCTGAATTCGATATCATGTATTCTTCGGGTACTACAGGCATTCCCAAAGGAATTGTTCACTCTCGAAGAGGCCGGCATAGCAGATATTCCAAAGGCCATAAATTGGGCTTTTGGACCGAAAGTATCAGTTTGATTTCGACTCCCCTTTACTCAAATACCACCATGGTCTCTGTACTGAGAACCCTGGCTCATGGAGGGCAATTCGTCCTGATGAAGAAGTTTCGGGAAAAAGAACTGTTGGCGCTCGCCGAAAGGGAAAAAACTACCCATGCGGTTTTGGTTCCTGTCCAATTACAGCGTCTCCTGGCTCATCCAGATTTCGATTCCTATGATCTGAGAAATTTCGAATTGGTGATGACGACCAGCGCGCCCTTGAGTGTTTCGATCAAGCAAGATATGGTCAGGCGTTGGCCGGGCAAGTTTATAGAGATTTATGGTTTGACGGAAGGAGGCCCGATCACGGTACTTGTTACCAATGATCATCCTGATAAATTGCATACAGTTGGCCAAACGGCTGATAATTCTGAGATCCTGGTAGTCGACGAAGAAGGGAAAGAAGTCCCCCGAGGAAGCATAGGAGAACTCATAGGTATTTCTGATAATCTGATGGATGGATACCACAATCGGCCCGATGCAAATAAAGAAGCTTTTGGCATTCAATTGCACGGCAGAACCTGGTTTAGAAGCGGAGATTATGGAGCCATGGATGAAGACGGCTTTATCACTTTGCATGGTAGGAAAAAGGAAACCATCATTTCTGGGGGATTCAATATTTATGCTGTTGATTTAGAGGAAATGCTCAAGCGGCATGAAGCTGTAAAAGAAGCCGCTGTATTTGGGATAGCGAGTGAAAGATGGGGCGAAACGCCGATGGCCCTGGTGGAAGTCATAAAGGGGAAAGAGGCTGATCCAGAAGAAATCCTTGCCTGGGCCAATGAACGACTAGGCAAAGCCCAGCGCATTTCCGGCCTTGAGATTCGAGAGGAACTGCCTAGAAGTCCTATTGGAAAGGTGCTGAAGAAGGTCTTGAAAGCTGAATTTGGGTAGGGAGATAAAGGGTGTTCACCTATTCTCGTGTTCTGGTGTTCGCGTATTCAGCTTTTGCAGAGTTCAAGAACACCCGAGCACCAGAACACTTCCCTAATCCGGCGCCTGTGCTAAATCCTCTTCCAAATACCTCGAACTGAGGTATAAAAAGATAGAAGCTATCAGGCTAAATCCTATCCCCAGACTCAATGCCCAACGGATACCTTCTGTACCCATATCGGCAGTGAAAAGATCACTGATAAACCCAAAAAATGTTGGACCTAATCCCAGACCAATAAAGTTGAGTACAAGGAATAGGACGGCAGAAGAAAGGGCTCGCATCCTAAGGCCCACCATGCCATGTGCCATAGCAATACAAGGGGCCAGATACATGGACCATAGGGCTTTGACTACAAAGTTTGTACTTACGACTACCAGCTTATTGGCAGAGAAAAGGACAATGAGGGTTAGCGGTATAGAGATCAATATGGCGATTGAAGGAATTAGCATATACCAGCTCTTTTTCACTTGCCCAAACTTATCTCCCAAATACCCTCCTAACCATACTCCTAAAGCCCCGCCGCCTCCTGATCCAATGGCTAGCCAGGTGCCAATTTCTCCTTTCCCCATTTCATGAATTCGGCTCAAAAAAGAAGGAAGGAAATTGCCCACTCCATAAACGACAAAAGCATTGATTCCTGCTGCAAGTGCAAGGAAGATGAAGGCCTTTCGATTCAGAAGCAATTTGAAGACATCCATCATGCTGTGTTCTTCGCCCGCTTCTCTTTTCCTTTTTTCAGAATAACCTCTGATCGGTTCTTTTACGGTGAAGTAGAAAAAAATCGCATAGAGGATGCCCGGTAATCCCAAGATGAGGAGAGAATTTCGCCAGCCGATATATTCATCCAACCAACCTCCGAATAAATAGCCAAAGAGAATCCCTATATAAATCCCCATCGAATAAACAGATAGAGCTGTAGCTCGCTTCTCTTCCGGATAATAATCGGATATCATAGAATGCGCGGGAGGACTTCCTCCAGCTTCACCAATACCAACCCCCATCCTTGCCAGGAGAAGCTGGATAAAATTTTGGGCCATGCCAGATAAAGCGGTCATGGCACTCCAAATTGTAAGAGAAATGGCGATGATGTTTTTTCTATTGGCCTTGTCGGCAAAGCGGGCGATAGGAAGTCCCAGGGTTACATAAAAGACCGCAAAAGCAAAACCTGTCAACAAACCCAATTGAAGATCGCTCAATCCCAGATCAGCTTTTATGCTTTCCTGGAGGATTACCAGAATCTGTCGATCAATAAAATTGAATATATAAACTCCGGTCAGGGCCAGGAGTACATAAGTTCGGTAGGAAGGACTGATCTGTTGATCAGCCACTGGTGCTTCGGGCTCTTTCATCCTTCAGAGTAGTAGTTTTCAATAAGATACAGCTTCACAGCTAAAAGCCCAATTTCGTTTGGCCTTGCTGTTTGTTTTATCATTTCTGCCAGATTCTATATAGCCGTAGGGTTTTCCTATTCAAAAGCCTACTATGAATTCCGATCGCAATTTTAAAAAGAGTATTAGACATAATGTAGACCAAATTTGAGTGGGATCTCCTACAAAGCTGCTGCTTTCCATTATCCCGGGCAAAAGCTATTCGAATGATTGAATTCAAAGTGAATAATTCAATTTCTGATAAACGATATGTCTAAAACTGATTACCTTAACTTGTTTAAATTTTTGAAAACTTTCCTGCTCCTCTTTCTCTCAATCCTTCTTTTCGTTCCCTCGGTTCTTGCTCATGGCACCGTTATTTCTCCACCCAGCCGGGTTTGGAATTGCTATCGGGAAAATCCGGAAAACCCTTCTTCTGCAGCCTGTATCTCAGCCGTTGCTTCACATGGTACTCAGCCCCTCTATGATTGGAATGAAATCAATCAGGCCAATGCAGATGGAAATCATAGTCAATTTGTGCCGGATGGAAAATTAGCGAGTGGGGGCAGGCAAAAATATGGAGGCATGGATCAGGTCAGGTCGGATTGGGTGGCGACTCCGGTTACTGCTGGACCAACAGCTATCATATGGAAAAATACAGCTCCCCATGCTACAGCCTATTATGATGTTTATATTACAAAAGAAAGCTGGCAACCCGATCAGGCCCTGCATTGGGACGATTTGGAATTGCTCGTCAGAACGGCTCCCAGTCCTGCTGAAAGTGAGGTGAGTATTCCGGTTACGCTTCCTCCCAGAGTTGGAAGACATGTGATCTACAGCCTTTGGCAGCGCTCAGATAGTCCCGAGGCATTTTACTCTACCAGTGATGTCGATTTTGGTGGAGGAACAACTTCTGTTCATCCCGAAGCCAGCCTCTACTTTGAGCTGGAGCAATGTTTTCCCAATCCCTTTAAATCTGCCTGTAAAATCATGTATCAATTGAAAAAGAGTGAATCCGTCAGTCTGAGGGTTTTTGATGTTGCAGGACAGGAAGTAGCAATTCTGGTAAATGAATTTCAGACTCCAGGAACGTATGACCTGGAATTTGATGGGTCAAATTTGCCTGGAGGTATATATTTCTATCGATTGCAGGTAGGAGATATGCTTGAAACTAAGCGGATGATTTTGGAGAAGTAAGGGAGTGATGTTTTCCTTTCCCTTTTTTTCTAAACGACAGTCTTGGCGAGCCGGAATCTTTGGCAAAGCAATCTCCTGGATACAAGCATTCATGTTAATCAAGGAGATTGCTTAGCTTGTCATTCAAGCTCGTAATAACAATTCTGTTGGAAGCTTTTTATATGCCTTACATCCCCAAGCGCTCTTGCAGCATATCCCGGATTATTTGCTCCTCTTTTTCCAAATTCCAGAGAAAGCCATTTACCAGAACGTAGGTGATTTTTCCTCCTTTTTTGAATAAAAGACTGGGTTCATAGCCTAAAGCTATCGGGGCCCTTTGACTAAATGGACCAGAAATATGTAGGGGTAAAGCTGCCGTAATCCAGGGATCGAGACTTTCTTTTAGCTTAATGCTGGTATAGCCTTCTTTCAGAAGTTCAATCGGATCCAGTTTGCTTAGTTTCTTCTGTTTCTTGATGAGTTTGGGGTAGCTCTTTCCCATTTCGACTTCATATCCTTCTGCATTAAATTCCTCATAGGCATGTGAAGTAGAAAGATCGCCGATATCTTGTATGCTGCTCCTCAAAAAGTATTTAGAGTTTCGAT includes:
- a CDS encoding PQQ-dependent sugar dehydrogenase: MRFTNYYYVAAVLLPLFLLQCESPLSYELPPADPDNGGLRLPDGFSAVVVAEELPGQARHLAIRKNGDIYVNMRKRTPEGGNIALRDTDGDGKADIFKAFGHYRKKWGFGSASRIYKDYLYYSSELAVYRSKLIPGQLLPDTTKEIMVIDDHAHKEHEHIAKPVSFDNDGNMYVPFGAPSNACQEPKRTPGQPGLDPCPQLEDHAGIWKFDAETPGQTQKDGSRFASGIRSVVAMDWNKQDENLYVVIHGRDDLVRLFPELYSPWESAMLPSEEFVRVQEGDNFGWPYCYYDQMISRKVQAPEYGGDGEMVGRCGDYEKPLIGFPGHWAPNDLYFYQGDQFPARYKHGAFIAMHGSTIRAPYPQSGYFVAFVPFKDGKPSGSWEVFANGFAGVDPIVNVNDAVYRPMGIAEGPDGSLYLTETEKGKIWRVMFTAEREKFGSSQLASMEGEREASNVRTPKEEEDNLQKEKLTGGDYLYFTYCGICHQSNGKGSGERFPPLAGTDWVTGNKERLIDIVMNGREGPMMVNGQNYNNVMPQHSFLTDDKLATVLSYIRKNFGNDASTISPEEVAAVRAKSNP
- a CDS encoding arylsulfatase; translation: MRYGYLLMLAFMLFACQQKQDPKPSMPNILFILTDDQGWGDLSINGNTNLSTPNIDQLARDGAMFDRFYVSPVCSPTRAEILTGRYHVRSGVYATSAGGERMDLDETTIAEIFQKAGYRTAAYGKWHNGMQYPYHPNARGFEEFYGFCSGHWGNYFSPMLEHNGKIIKGNGFVIDDFTEQAMTFMEENKEQPFFVYLPYNTPHSPMQVPDEYWERFKDKELKMHNREPDRENPDHIKAALAMCENIDWNVGRLVSKLQELKLEENTIIVYLSDNGPNGVRWNDGMKGRKGSTDEGGVRSPLIMQWKGKIKPGINIPQIASAIDFLPTLTEMSGVEFTSEKKLDGKSLVPLLMGESKAWEDRYIVNHWRGRTSIRTQNFRLGFEDQLFDMLNDPGQTQDIAEEKEDTYTDLFEFREEWRRNVFSELPEEDNRAFVVGHPDFKYNQLPARDARVTGEIQRSNRYPNCSFYTNWTSTEEKIYFPMEVLESGEFEAILYYTCSEENVGSKIRLSFGKSQLEGQITEAHDPPLFGMEEDRDERIESYVKDFKPISLGNIYLEKGEGELALEALEISGKEVLDFRLLMLNRTDL
- a CDS encoding class I adenylate-forming enzyme family protein, giving the protein MGKYQAIIDKLQQASHSQSWEDMLEAASAIDEVDELSIDFQFVKALEEVGELFPEERLSKGSRKLRHAIYLLKEELKEPAFEDLSQCVARHAKDRPDTLAIKDDRTELTWASFDTHATQVANALLALEMNSNQRVGVIGHTCHEFLELFIGTLRAAHCIVPLSTLASPGTLKLMGDDAGIHIWFVSERYKHLVEPFKAELKHKIALDFEEEGWESYESWRGGASKEEVQIAYDPNAEFDIMYSSGTTGIPKGIVHSRRGRHSRYSKGHKLGFWTESISLISTPLYSNTTMVSVLRTLAHGGQFVLMKKFREKELLALAEREKTTHAVLVPVQLQRLLAHPDFDSYDLRNFELVMTTSAPLSVSIKQDMVRRWPGKFIEIYGLTEGGPITVLVTNDHPDKLHTVGQTADNSEILVVDEEGKEVPRGSIGELIGISDNLMDGYHNRPDANKEAFGIQLHGRTWFRSGDYGAMDEDGFITLHGRKKETIISGGFNIYAVDLEEMLKRHEAVKEAAVFGIASERWGETPMALVEVIKGKEADPEEILAWANERLGKAQRISGLEIREELPRSPIGKVLKKVLKAEFG
- a CDS encoding MFS transporter, with product MKEPEAPVADQQISPSYRTYVLLALTGVYIFNFIDRQILVILQESIKADLGLSDLQLGLLTGFAFAVFYVTLGLPIARFADKANRKNIIAISLTIWSAMTALSGMAQNFIQLLLARMGVGIGEAGGSPPAHSMISDYYPEEKRATALSVYSMGIYIGILFGYLFGGWLDEYIGWRNSLLILGLPGILYAIFFYFTVKEPIRGYSEKRKREAGEEHSMMDVFKLLLNRKAFIFLALAAGINAFVVYGVGNFLPSFLSRIHEMGKGEIGTWLAIGSGGGGALGVWLGGYLGDKFGQVKKSWYMLIPSIAILISIPLTLIVLFSANKLVVVSTNFVVKALWSMYLAPCIAMAHGMVGLRMRALSSAVLFLVLNFIGLGLGPTFFGFISDLFTADMGTEGIRWALSLGIGFSLIASIFLYLSSRYLEEDLAQAPD
- a CDS encoding lytic polysaccharide monooxygenase, giving the protein MKTFLLLFLSILLFVPSVLAHGTVISPPSRVWNCYRENPENPSSAACISAVASHGTQPLYDWNEINQANADGNHSQFVPDGKLASGGRQKYGGMDQVRSDWVATPVTAGPTAIIWKNTAPHATAYYDVYITKESWQPDQALHWDDLELLVRTAPSPAESEVSIPVTLPPRVGRHVIYSLWQRSDSPEAFYSTSDVDFGGGTTSVHPEASLYFELEQCFPNPFKSACKIMYQLKKSESVSLRVFDVAGQEVAILVNEFQTPGTYDLEFDGSNLPGGIYFYRLQVGDMLETKRMILEK